From the Streptomyces sp. Tu 2975 genome, one window contains:
- a CDS encoding aldose 1-epimerase, with protein MSSEQSIRLAAGDVELTVHPENGCRIGSLRIGGTEVLRQGERYGSFPMVPWCGRTRDGQFSNGGVPHQLPLNAPPHAIHGTGRDTVWRTARAGASEAAFTYDLADPWPYTGRVTQTFELAEDSVTLRMGVETYGTSFPAQAGWHPWFLRDLGDGGEDVRIDVTPEWQEERGEDHLPTGKRITPLPGPWDDCFGMPDGVDVTLTWPGRLELIVRSPAEWVVIYDEQAEAVCVEPQSGPPNGLNTHPQLVTPIEPLEIATTWSWRRL; from the coding sequence GTGAGTAGCGAACAGAGCATCCGGCTGGCCGCCGGTGACGTCGAGTTGACCGTGCATCCGGAAAACGGCTGCCGCATCGGAAGCCTGCGCATCGGCGGCACCGAAGTGCTGCGACAGGGTGAGCGGTACGGCTCGTTCCCGATGGTGCCGTGGTGCGGCCGCACGCGGGACGGGCAGTTCAGCAACGGCGGGGTACCGCACCAACTGCCGCTCAACGCCCCGCCGCACGCCATTCACGGCACCGGCCGGGACACCGTCTGGCGTACCGCACGGGCGGGCGCGAGCGAGGCCGCCTTCACCTACGACCTCGCCGACCCGTGGCCGTACACGGGGCGCGTCACCCAGACGTTCGAGCTGGCGGAGGACTCCGTCACCCTCAGGATGGGCGTGGAGACGTACGGGACGTCGTTCCCCGCGCAGGCGGGCTGGCACCCCTGGTTCCTGCGCGACCTGGGGGACGGGGGCGAGGACGTACGGATCGACGTGACGCCCGAGTGGCAGGAGGAGCGCGGTGAGGACCACCTGCCGACCGGCAAGCGCATCACGCCGCTCCCGGGTCCGTGGGACGACTGCTTCGGCATGCCCGACGGCGTCGACGTCACGCTGACCTGGCCGGGCCGGCTGGAACTGATCGTCCGCAGCCCGGCGGAGTGGGTCGTGATCTACGACGAGCAGGCCGAGGCGGTCTGTGTCGAGCCGCAGTCCGGCCCGCCGAACGGTCTCAACACGCACCCGCAACTCGTCACCCCGATCGAGCCGCTGGAGATCGCGACGACCTGGAGCTGGCGGCGGC